A window of Kribbella voronezhensis genomic DNA:
CGCTGGCGATCACCAGGTCGCCGTCGACCGGAGTACAGACAGGCTTCGACGAGCAGTTGACGACACAGGCGACCCCGTCGCCGCGGGTGAACGCTAGGACGCCCGGCTCGGTCGGCAGCCAGCGGAAGTCGCCCGCGGAGAATGCCGGAATCAGGCGCCGCAGGGCGATGGCCTCGCGGTACAGGTGCAGCATCGAGTCGCCGGAGTCGAGCAGGTAGTCGACGGCGTGCTGCGCGAACCAGCCAGGCTGGGGCAGCCACGGTGTCGAGGACGCGGTCGCGGAGAACCCGAAGTGATCCGCCCCGCTCGCCCAGGGCAGCGGCACCCGGCAGCCGTCCCGGCCCCGCCGTACGCCGTTACTGCGGTGGAACATCGGATCTGCCAGCACCTCCTCGGGCAGATCGGTGACCTCCGGCAGGCCCAGCTCCTCGCCTTGGTAGAGGTAGACGGATCCTGGCAGCGCGAGCATGAGCAACGCTGCCGCCCGGGCCCGGGCCAGTCCGACCTCGACATCTCCCGGACCGGCGCCGGGCGCTCCACCGGCGTACCGGGTGACCGACCGGGGCATGTCGTGGTTGTTGAGCACCCAGGCGACGGCGGACCCGGAAGCGGCGATCGTCCCCAGGCCGCGGTCGATCACGTCCGACAGCGTCCGGTCGTCGAAATCGGCGCGGAGGAACTCGAAGAAGAAGTTCTGATGCAGTTCGTCCGGACGCTGGTACTGCGCCACCTGCTCCGCGTCGAGCACGCCGACCTCACCGACCAGAACCCGCTCCCGGCCGGTCCGGGCGGTGTACTCCTCCGCGATCGCTCGCCAGCTTCGCCACACATCGTGAACCTCGGGTTGGTTCCAGGCATGCGGATTGACCGGATCGCCGGTGAGTTCGTCGTGGCCGGCCTGCTCGTGGTCGGGCAGCCCGGCGCGCTTGTGCAGCCCGTGCGCGACGTCGATCCGCAACCCGTCGACGCCACGGTCGAACCAGAACCGCAGTACCTGCTCGAAGTGTGTCGCCACGTCCGGATCACGCCAGTTGAAGTCGGCCTGCTCGGCGGCGAACGTGTGCAGATACCACTGTCCGTCCGGCACGCGGTGCCAGGCGGACCCGCCGAAGATGGAGCGCCAGTTGTTCGGTGGCAACTCGCCGTACGGTCCGCCGCCGTCGGCGAAGTGGAACCGGGCCCGTTCCCGGCTGCCGGGTCCCGCGGCCAGTGCCTCGGTGAACCAGGGGTGTTCGATCGAGCAGTGGTTGGGGACGACGTCGATCATGACCTTGAGGTCCAGCCGGTGCGCGTCACGGACCAGCCGGTCGAAGGTGTCGATGGTTCCGTAGTCCGGGTGGACCGCGCAGTAGTCGGACACGTCGTACCCGTGATCGTGCTGTGGCGACGGGTAGAAGGGATTGAGCCAGATTCCGTCGACACCGAGGCTGCGCAGATACGGCAACCTGGCCCGGACACCACTCAGGTCCCCGATGCCGTCGCCGTCGGCGTCGTGGAAGCTGCGCACGTAGACCTGGTAGATCACCGCGTTTCGCCACCATCCTGGGCCGGCGTTCGGTTCGGTGTGCATGAAGAGCCTCGTCACGATCTGTCTGTCGTTGTCAGCGCAACGATCCCGGTTGCGGGCCGTCCGGGGCATCCGTAGACCTACGGGTTTGTCTACGGACGTGGGAGCGTGCCCACGCCGCGGCAGGTGACGTCAGTCGGTGCGTGTTTCGGCGATCCAGCGGGCGACCTGCGCCCGGGAAGTGAACGCGAGCTTGCCGAGAACGTGTTCGACGTGGGTCTCGACGGTGCGTTGGCCGATCACGAGCCGGGCGGCGATCTCCTTGTTGCTCAGCCCTTCGCTGAGCAGTACCGCGATCTCGTGTTCGCGGCGGGTCAAGCCGCCGGTCCGGCCCGGCCGGGCGGCGCCCCCGCGCTCCGTGTCCTTGCCGAGCGCCAGCGACACCGCCTGCTCGAACGAGTACGCCGCACCCTGCTCGAAGGCCTGCTCGAAGGCGGCATCGCCCAGCGCGGCCCGGACCCGCTGCCGGGACTGCTCGTCGAACTGGCTGTACGGCGTGGTCTCGTCGACGTGGGCGCCGCTCGAGCGCCAGACCGCCCGGGACGCGCCCATCAGCCGGGCAGCGAGTTCGTTCGGCGCCGCCGTACTCGCACACCACGACAGTGCCTGGACGCAGAACCCGATCCCGGTCCGGTCGTTCAGCGGCAGCCACAGCCGGATCGCTTCGCGGAAGGATCGACCGGCCTGCTCGGCATCGTCGTGATCACGCCACTGGACGATCCCCAGCGTCCAGAGGGCATAGGCCTTCGACGACGCCGCGCCGTGGCTGTCCGCGAGCTCGAACGCCTGCCGGCTGAACTGCTCGACCCGTGGATCACCGAGGAAGAAAGTGGCCGCCGCGAGCAGGATCAGAACGTCGAACTCGCCGAGATGGTTGCCGACGGCCCGGAATCCCGCCAGGCCCTCCTCCAGCCGTGCCACCGCGGCCGGGAGTTCGCCGGCGTAGTTGAGTGCATGACCCGAGACCTCCGCGATCCGCGCCCGCAGCAGGTCGTCGCCGAACCGCTCGGCCAGCACCTCACACTCGGCCAGGAGCCGGCTCATCTGCTCCGACTCACCGAGGAACATGGCCAGATAGCTGGCCGCCCACAGCGCCTCGGCGCGGGCCGGCGTCGGCTCCGGGGCGAGCTCGAGGGCCCGGACCAGATAACGGTGGCCCTCGCGGAGGAACCCGGCGAACCAGAAGTTCCAGATCGGCGCGGCGATGTCCAGTGCGGCCGCTGCCTCGGCGGGTTCGGACAAGCAGAAGTCCAGCGCGGCCCGGAAGTTGTCGTGCTCGCGGCGCAGCCGGATGAACCAGTCGGCCTGGCGGGGGCTGAAGCTGTCCGCCTCCCACTCCGCGGCCATCCTCCGGTAGTAGTCGCGGTGTCTCGTCCGCAACGCCCGCGCCTGGCCCGCCGCGGTGAGCCGATCCACGCCGTACTGGCCGATGATCCCGAGCATGTCGTACCAGGCGACGCTGTGATCCGTCATCGCCTTCCGCGTGATGATCGACTTGTTCATCAGGCCGGCGATCAGCTCCAGCACCTCGGCGCGGTCGATGCCGTCTCCCGAGCAGACCTCCTCGGCGCCTTCGAGGTCGAATCCACCGGCGAACACCGACAGTCGTTCCCACAGCGCCTGCTCGGCCGGCGAGCAGAGGCCGTAGCTCCAGCCGATCGCGGCGTCCAGGGCCTGCTGTCTGGCCGGCGCGGCCGGTTTACCCGTGGCGAGCAGCCGGAAGCGGTCCTCGATCCGGTCGAGGATCTGCGCCGGCGACAGCGTCCGCATCCAGACGGCCGCCAGCTCGATGGCCAGCGGTATGCCGTCGAGACGCCGGCACAGCTCGATCACCAGCGGGCGGCCGGCCGCGTCGAGCTCGAACTCCGGCGACACCGACCGGGCGCGATCCGCGAAGAGCTCGATCGATTCGTACCGCCCGGCGTCGTCCGGCGTCAGCTCGGTCTCCGGTGGAGTGGACAACGGAGGCACCGGGAAGATCTGCTCCCCTTCGACCCCGAGCACGTGCCGGCTGGTGGCGAGGATCCGCAGCTGCGGGGCCGCCGCGAGCAGCTTGCTCACCAGCACGGCGCACGCGTCCGCCAGGTGCTCACAGTTGTCGAGCACCAGCAACAGGTGCTTGTCCTCCAGGTATTCCGCGAGGTCGGCGGTCGGGTTCGCCGAAACCTGGCTCAGTTCGAGCGCTCCCGCCAGCGTGTGCCCCAGCAGCCCCGAGTCGTGCAGGGCGGCGAGCTCGACGAACCAGACGCCGTCCGCGAACGTCCGCCGTACCTCGGCGCACAGCCGCATCGCCAGCCGGGTCTTGCCGACCCCACCGACGCCGGTCAGGGTCAGCAGGCGGGTGCTCGCCAGCAGCCGCCTGGTCCCGGCCAGCTCGCGGCGCCGGCCCACGAAACTGGTCAACTCGGCCGGTAGCTTGCCGCGAGTCGTTGCCGTGGGCTTCGTCTCAGCCATGCCGATCGCTTCCCCGCCTTCCCGGGTCTGTCCCAGGGTAGGCCGGTTCGGCAGACTTCCGGGAGCACCCGCGGCGCCGGAAGCCGTCGCCGGTTACTGGGCGTCGGCGAGTTGGTCGAGGGCGCTGTCGAGGTCTTCCGGGTACGCCGAGGTGTATTCGACGTACTCGCCGGAGCCGGGGTGGGTGAAGCCGAGGAGCATGGCGTGCAGCCATTGGCGCTTGAGCTGGAGGCGCTCGGCGAGGACCGGGTCGGCGCCGTACGTCGTGTCGCCGCAGCACGGGTGCCCGATGGCGGCCATGTGGACGCGGATCTGGTGCGTCCGGCCGGTCTCCAAGGTGATCTCCAGCAGCGTCGCGAACCGGAACGCCTCGAGCGTCTCGTAGTGCGTGACACTCGGCTTGCCGCCCGCGACGACCCCGAACTTGTAGTCGTGATGCGGGTGCCGGTCGATCGGGGCGTCGACCGTTCCGCTGAACGGATCGGGATGGCCCTGGACCAGCGCGTGGTAGATCTTCTTGACCGTGCGCTCCTTGAAGGCGCGCTTGAGCACGGTGTAGCTGTACTCCGTCTTCGCCACCACCATCAGCCCCGAGGTGCCGACGTCGAGGCGGTGCACGATCCCCTTGCGCTCGGCGGCACCGCTGGTGGAGATGCTGAAGCCGGCTCCGGCCAGGTGCCCGATCACGGTCGGTCCGGTCCAGCCCGGCGACGGATGCGCCGCGACGCCGACCGGCTTGTCGACGACCACGATCTCGTCGTCGTCGTGAACGATCCGCAGGTTCTCGACGGTCTCCGGTACGACGGTGACCTCGCCCGGCGGCGGGGGAAGTTCGACGTCGAGCATGACGCCGGCCGAGACCCGGGTCGACTTCAACGCGGCCGCCCCGTCGACCTGCACCAGGCCCGACTCGATCAGCTCGGCGGCCTTCGTCCGGGAAACCCCGAACAGCCGCGAGAGCGCCGCGTCGAGCCGCTCCCCGGCCAGCCCGTCCGGCACCATCACCGTCCGCGAATCCCCACTCACTTCTTGGCCACCTCTTTGGTGCCGTCGAGCTTGACGCCGCGGAGGGTCTGGATGACCAGCAGGAGAGCTGCCGAGGTGACGGCCATGTCGGCGACGTTGAAGATCGCCCAGTGCGGCGTCTGCAGGAAGTCGACCACGTGTCCGTGGAACGGCGACGGCTCGCGGAAGATCCGGTCGGTGATGTTCCCGACCGCTCCGCCGAACAGGAAGCCGAACGCGATCGCCCAGCCGATCGAGCCGAGGCGTCGCGACAACCACACGACGCCGACCGCCACGACGATCTGGATCGCGCTGATCACCGGCGTGTAGCTCGTGCCGAGGCTGAAAGCGGCTCCAGGATTCCGGATCAGGTTGAACTTCAGCAGCGAGCCCACCACGTTGACCGGCTCGCCCGGCGTCAGATGCTGCAACGCCAACACCTTCGTCAACTGATCCAGCCCCAGCACGACGAGCCCGACGAGCGCGAACAGCACCACCATCCGGTGCCGTGGGCGCGAAACAGAGCCGGCCGACTCGGCGTCGGCCGACTCTGTGGAGTCTTCAGCTGTGACGTCCGCCGGTGGGGTGGACGCTTGCTCTTCGCTCAGCGGCGTTCTTCGCGTTCTTTGCATGACACGCACAGTGTCGCACGCGGGAACGCCTGCAACCGACCTTTGCCGATCGCCTGGCCGCAGCTCTCGCAGACGCCGTAGGTGCCGTCGTCGATCCGGGACAGCGCCCGCTCGATCTGGTCCAGCATGTCGCGGGCGTTGTTCGCCAGTGACATCTCGTGGTCGCGCTCGAGCGTGGTCGAGCCGACGTCGGCCTGGTCGTTGCCCGCCCCGTCACCGCCGTCGCGGAGCAGTCCGACGATCTCCTGCTCGGCGTCGCGGATCTCTTCCTTCAGGTGCACGGCGTCGGCTTCGAGCTCGGCGCGCAGCTCCTCCACCTCGGCGGCGGTCCACGGCGTCTCGCCGTCCTTGACCTTGAACGAAGTGGGCGACTTCGCGGGTGCCTTGGCCGGCGCGGTCGCCGGGGTCCTGTTCTCGTTCGTCTTCATGGCCACCCTCTTCGTAGGTGTCTGCTTGGCAGGGGTCTTCTTGGCCGGGGCCTTCGCTTCTGAAGCCTTCGTGGCCGGTTCGGTGGATTTCGCGGCGTTCTTCCCGACCGCGGTCTTGCGTTGGGGGGCGGACTTCTTCGGAGCCGATGTAGCCATCTTTCGACTACCCCCTGCCTTCGTCGGAGACTGAAGCGGACTGGTCGCAAGACAGTAGGGCACGCGAACCCCTCGTGCCAGCCCGACGCGCAGACCGTGGACATACGGTAGTCGGTTCTTCAAGCCCGCTCGATGTTCCGCGCGTCACAACCACATCCCTGACACGCGTTCAGGCAAGCAATTGCTTCACCCCAGCCGCCACCGCAACAGAATTGTCATGGACGAACCGCGCCGCGGCCAGTGATTAACGATTCGTAGCGGAGTGGATCGGAGTCGTACACTTCACACGCGCCACCGCAAGGCAGTGATGGGGCCATCACCCCGGAGCCGCCGGAAGAACAGCCCGACCGGGCCTATTAGAACCGGCAGCGGAGCCGAACGAAGTGGGTGACCTCGTGTCACCAAGGAGGGTGGTACCGCGGAGCCCGGCGACAGTGCCGGCGCCTCGTCCCTTCGTCACCGAGACACCAGGTTCGTGAAGACGAAGGACGAAGAGATGGCCGAACACCCCAGCACCGGTTGGCAGCAGGTCCCGGCTCAGGTCGACCTGCCCGCGATCGAGCGTGACGTGCTCGAGCACTGGGACACCCACGACACCTTCGCCAAGAGCCTCGCGCAGACGGCCGACGGGCTGCCCTGGACCTTCTACGAGGGCCCGCCGACGGCGAACGGCATGCCCGGCACCCACCACATCGAGGCGCGCGTCTTCAAGGACGTGTTCCCGCGCTACCGGACGATGAAGGGCTTCTCGGTCGAGCGCAAGGCCGGCTGGGACTGCCACGGTCTGCCGGTCGAGGTCGCGGTCGAGAAGGAACTCGGGTTCAACGGCAAGAAGGACATCGAGGCGTACGGCATCGCCGAGTTCAACGCGAAGTGCCGCGAGTCCGTACTGCGGAACGTCGACGCCTTCAACGAGCTGACCAACCGGATGGGCTACTGGGTCGATCTGGAGCACCCGTACAAGACGATGGACCCCGAGTACGTCCAGTCCGTCTGGTGGTCGCTGAAGCAGATCCACGACAAGGGCCTCCTGGTCGAGGACTACCGCATCACGCCGTACTGCCCGCGTTGTGGCACCGGCCTGTCCGACCACGAGCTCGCCCAGGGCTACGAGACGGTCGTCGACCCGTCGGTCTACGTCCGCTTCCCACTCACGTCGGGACCGCTCGCCGGCAAGGCGTCCCTGCTCGTCTGGACGACGACCCCGTGGACCCTGGTCTCCAACACTGCCGTCGCCGTGCACCCGGACGTCACCTACGTCGTCGCCACCGACGGCAGCGAGTCGCTGGTGGTCGCCGAGCCGTTGCTGTCCGCGCTCGGTGAGGGGTGGACGGTCACCGAGCAGTTCAGCGGCCGCGAGATGGAGCGCTGGACGTACCAGCGTCCGTTCGAGCTGGTCGAGTTCCCCGAGCCGGCCCACTACGTCGCCCTGGCGGAGTACGTCACCACCGAGGACGGCACCGGTCTGGTCCACCAGTCCCCCGCCTTCGGCGCCGACGACCTCCTGGTCGCCAAGGCCTACAACCTTCCGGTGGTGAACCCGGTCGAGTCCGACGGCCGCTTCGGCGCCGACGTACCGCTGGTGGGCGGCCAGTTCTTCAAGAAGGCCGACTCCGACCTGGTCAAGGACCTCCAGGAGCGCGGCGTCCTCTTCAAGCACGTCCCGTACGAGCACCCGTATCCGCACTGCTGGCGCTGCCACACCCCGGTCATGTACTACGCCCTGCCGTCCTGGTACATCCGTACGACGCAGGTCAAGGACGCCCTCCTCCGCGAGAACGAGAAGACCAACTGGTTCCCCGACTCGGTGAAGTGGGGCCGGTACGGCGACTGGCTGCGCAACAACATCGACTGGGCCGTCTCCCGCTCCCGCTACTGGGGTACGCCGCTGCCCATCTGGCGCTGCGCCGAGGATCACCAGGTCTGTGTCGGCTCGCTGGCCGAGCTCGGCGAGCTCGCCGGCCGCGATCTGTCCGCGACCGATCCGCACCGGCCGTTCGTCGACGACATCACCTTCGCCTGCCCGACCTGTGGCGAGGAGTCGCGCCGGGTCGCCGAGGTGATCGACGCGTGGTACGACTCGGGCTCGATGCCGTTCGCGCAGTGGGGTTACCCCTGGGCCGAGGGCTCGAAGGAGAAGTTCGACCAGGCCTACCCGGCCGACTTCATCTCCGAGGCGATCGACCAGACCCGCGGCTGGTTCTACACGCTGATGGCGATCGGCACGCTGGTGTTCGACCAGTCGTCGTACAAGGACGTCGTCTGCCTGGGCCACATCATGGCCGAGGACGGCCGGAAGATGTCCAAGCACCTGGGCAACATCCTCGAGCCGATCCCGCTGATGAACAACCACAGCGCGGACGCGGTCCGCTGGTTCATGGCCTGCTCGGGCTCGCCGTGGAAGGCCCGCGGCATCGGCCCGAACGTGCTGAACGAGATCGTCCGCAAGGTGCTGCTGACGTACTGGAACACGGTCGCCTTCCACGCGCTCTACGCCCGGCTGGCCGACTGGTCGCCGACGGCCGACGCGCCGCCGGTCGCCGAGCGCTCGGTGCTGGACCGCTGGCTGGTCAGCGAGACGCACCGGCTGGTCCGGGAGACCGACGTCGCCTACGCGACGTACGACACGCAGAAGCTCGGCGTCCAGATCAGCCAGTTCATCGACGTGCTCTCCAACTGGTACGTACGGCGTTCGCGCCGCCGGTTCTGGGCGGGCGACGCCGGCGCGCTGGCCACGCTGCACGAGACGCTCGAGGTGCTCACCCGGCTGATGGCACCGCTCACCCCGTTCGTCACCGAGCGGGTCTGGCAGGACGTGTTCCGCCCGGTCACGCCCGGCCTGCCCGAGTCGGTGCACCTGAGCGCCTTCCCGCAGTACGACGAAGCGCTGATCGACGACGCGCTCGCGACCCACGTGTCGATGGCCCGCCGGGTCGTCGAGCTGGGCCGGTCGGCCCGGGCCGAGGCGAAGGTCCGGACCCGGCAGCCGCTCAGCCGCGCGCTGGTCGGCTCGGCCGCGATCGCGGACCTGGACGACGAGTTGCTCGCCGAGATCGCCGAAGAGCTGAATGTCGGCGCCGTCGAGCCGCTGTCGTCCGCGGGCGCGGACCTGGTCGAGTACTCCGCGAAGGGCAACTTCCGCGAGCTCGGCAAGCGGTTCGCCAAGCAGACCCCGGTGGTCGCGGGCGCCATCGCAGCGGCCGACGCCGCCGCCCTGGCCGCCTCGATCAAGGCCTCCGGTACTGCGACGGTGGTGGTCGACGGCGAGAACGTCGAGGTCGCCGCGGCCGAGGTACTGCTGTCGGAGCGTCCGCGCGAGGGCTGGTCGGTGGTGAACGAGCAGGGTGAGACCGTCGCGCTCGACCTGGAGGTGACGCCGGAACTCAAGCAGGCCGGTCTCGCCCGCGAGGTGGTCCGGATGCTGCAGGAGGCCCGGAAGAACGCCGGCCTGGAGGTCTCGGACCGGATCAGCGTCTGGCTCGCCGCGACCGATGCCGAACTGGCCGATGCCCTGGGCAAGCATGCCGACCTGATCGCCCGCGAGGTGCTCGCCACCGAGCTGACCCAGTCGGCGCCTTCGGCAACCACCGACCTGGCCACCGGCACCGACGAGGACCTCGGCCTCACCTACTGGCTGGCCAAGGTCTAACGGGGCGGGGAGACCCGGCGTTCACGAAGTGTGGGAGTGACACCCAGATGGTGGAGGGTGTCGACCAGCAGGGTCCGAGCGGCCTCGATGCGGTCGGCACCCAACGCCTCCCGTAGCTCGGCGTCCACCTCACCTCGCAGCCGCCGGGCCGCCGCGATCACCGCCTCACCCCGAGCAGTCAGTACTACGAGCCGCGCTCGGGCGTCGGCAGGATCGGCTGCGCGACTCAGGTAGCCACGCTTCTCCAGGTCGGCCACCGACTTCGAGGCTGCTTGCTGGGTCACGCCCAGTCGCTCCGCCAGCGCACCGATCGTCAGCGGTCCGCCGATCAGGTGCTGGAAGACCACTCCGTCGGCGAACCGGGCGTCCGCGAAACCGTCCGCCGCCAGCCTGCGCTGCAGTTCATCGGCGAGCGCCCAGCCGGCGAACAACGAGGCGAGCGAGAGATCCGCCTGCGCGGGATCGAAGTCCGTCACGCCGAAGACTATACAACCAGGGTTGTGCATCAGCTAACCTACAACCATGGTTGTGCAAGAGGAGTTCAGGGACAGAGCCCATGAGATCGTCTGGTGCACGGTCGCGACGGTCGGAGCCGATCACCGGCCGAGAAGTCGCATCCTGCACCCGATCTGGGAACTGACCGACAGCGAACCGTTCCCTCGCGATGCGACCGGCACCGGTGCCGCGGCTGGGCTGGTCGGCTGGATCGTGACGCGGGCGTCGCCGGTGAAGGCGCGGCATCTCGCGTACAGCCCGTATGTGAGCTGCAGTTACTGGGAGCCCGGGCATCAAGTCGCGGTGGCGGACTGCCACGCGGCGTGGATCGAGGACGTGGCGACCCGGCAGCGCGCCTGGGAGTTGTTCCGGGATGCCCCGGCGCCGCTCGGGTACGACTTCTGGAGTGTGTTCCCCACGGGTCCGGCCGGGGAAACGCCCTCGCTGCTGCGGCTCACGCCGTACCGGCTGCGGATGTTCGATGTCGACACCCTGACCGGCAAGAAGGAGCCGGCTGCCTGGCCCTGACAGCGTGTCACCGGGACGGGACCGTGTGTCAAAAGTGTCCAGACATGACGAAGAGGCGGTGCTGCCGGATTAGCACCGCCTCTGTGTCAGGTGTTTTTAGACGCCGTGGCCGTGAGCCTGGGCGCGGGCCTCCGGGCGGAAGCCGTTGCGCGGGCTCAGCGTGTCATCGCCGTTGCCGAGTGCCTTCAGCTGCTCGGTGAAGTACGTCTTCAGCCGGCTGCGGTACTCGCGCTCGTAAGCGTGCAGGTCGTCGATGGTGCGCTCGAGCTGACCCTTCTGCTTCTCCAGCGTGCCCAGCATCTGGGCGCGGCGCTCGGCGATCTCGCCGTCCAGCTTCTCGGCGCGGGCACGGGCCTCGCCGGTCATCCGGTCGGCCTTGCCACGAGCCTCGTTCTCCAGTCGCTCGGCCTTGGCGCGGGCCTCGCCGATGATCTTGTCGGCGGTGTCCTTCGCCTCCTGGACCAGGTCGTCGGAGTGCTTGGTGGCCATCTCCAGCAGCCGCACGGCGGAGCTGGAGGCGTCGCCGACGGTTCCAGCTGCAGCAGCAGCCCCCGCGGCGGCTACCGGAGCAGCTACGACCGGCGGTGGCTTCTCCTCCGGCTTCTCCACAACGACGGGAGCAGGCTTGGGCTGCTGGACCACGGGCGGCAGCGCGGCGGTCTGGTCGACCACCGGGCGCTCCTGCCCCGATCCGGCCCGCTGAGCGGCGGCCAGCTTGGCCCGCAGCTCCTCGTTCTCGGCGAGAAGTCGCTCGAGCTCGGCCTCCACCTCGTCGAGGAAGGAGTCGACCTCTGTGACGTCGTAGCCCTCCCGCAATCGGACGGGCGTGAACTGCTTCGAGCGGACGTCATCCGGCGTCAGCGGCATCTTTCACCTCGTTTGTCTGTGTCTTGGCGGAGTCCCCGTGGTCTGCACCTCGGCGACTCAGTAGATCACGTTATCGCTTCGTTGTGTTCCGGCGGAATCCGGGCGGTCGATAACGCTCCCCGACGCACCTGTGTCGGGGCCTTCATACCCACTCCCATCCTGCTCACTCTTCGGTTCACAGCGAGTTGATCGCGGTCGAATTGATCGACATCGCCACCGAGACGAGCACGAACAGCATCAGCATCGACAGGTCGATCCGGATGCCGCCCGCGCCGATCGGGGGCAGGATCCGCCGCAACGGGCGCAGGAACGGATCGGTGACGGAGTAGATCAGTTCGAACAGCAGCAGCAACGGCCCTTTCGGGTGCCACTGTGGCGCGAACATGACGATCAGACTGAGGACGAAGCGCGCCACCAGCATCAAGAAGAAGGCGAGCAACACCCAGCTGAGAACACTGAGGACGAACCCGAGAGCAACCATGTCAGGAAGAGTGTAGAAGACCGGGGCCAACCGGCCGTCAGCTCTGGTTGTAGAACCCGTCCGCGGCGATCTTTTCCTTCTCCTCCGCGGCCACCGTCACGTTCGGCGGGCAGACCAGGAACACCTTGGTGGTGATCCGCTCGATCGAGCCCCGGCAGCAGAAGATCAGGCCGGCCGCGAAGTCCACCAGCCGCTTGGCGTCGGCGTGGTCCATCTCGGTCAGGTTCATGATGACGGGCGTGCCGTCGCGGAAGTGCTCACCGATCACGCGCGCCTCGTTGTAGCTGCGCGGGTGCACGGTGGTGATGCGGGCCAACTCGGTAACCTCCGGGGAAGATGCGACTCCACGCCGATCTGGGAACTTGCTGACCGTGCCGACCTGCTCGTCACGAGCGGACTCGCGGACCGCCGGGACCGGCTCGGTCTCGTGGGACTCCCCGTCGACGGCCTCGTCCTCGTACTCGTCGTAGCCGTCGTCGTACTCGTCGTCGTAGCGGGCGTTGTAGCGCTCGCCGTCCTCGACCAAGCCGAGGTACACACCCATCTTGCGCAACGCGCCGCTCATGGCCCTCCAGCCCTTCTGTCGAGTATCGATGTCGACACTAGCCCAGAGGAGTACGCGTTCCGAGTAATGCGCGCCCGAGCCGAACGTGTGTCGCTCCGTGCCTGATCGCGGCTTCCAGATCGCCGGTCATCCCGGCCGAGATCCAGTCGGCGCCCGGATGTTCGGAGCGTAATCGGGAGGCTACATCCGCCAGCCCCGCGAACGCCTCGTCGGGGTCCGCCCCCAGCGGGGCAACCGCCATCACCCCACCGAGCTCGAGCCAGTCGGCCGCCGCGACCTCCGCGGCGAGTGCCGGTACGTCGGCCGGCTCGACTCCGCCGCGATTCACACCCGTGGCCGCATCGGCCGGTCCGTACGCCGCCAGGCTCACCTGCAGCAGGCATCGCAGTACGCGGCCTTCGTCCACGGCCGCCTTGGACAACGCGGTGACCAGTGAAAGCCGGTCGACCGAGTGGACCACCTGGGCGTGCCGGGCGACCGAGCGCGCCTTGTTCGACTGGAGCTGGCCGACGAAGTGCCAGACCAGGTCGGGGCATTCCGGAGCCTTCACCTTCAGCTCCTGCTCGCGGTTCTCCCCCACCTCGGTGACGCCCAGGTCCGCGAGAGCCCGCACATCGCTGACTGGGAAGGTTTTGGTGATCGCCACAAGGGTCACCGACCCCTCGGGCCTCCCGGCCGCCTGACAGGCCGCCTGGATCCGTTCACGGACGTTTCGGAGATTCTCCCGGAGTTCGTCCTCGCGGCTCACGGCTGCAACCTGACCAGTCCGGCCATCCGGCCGCTGACCGCGCCTTCGCGCCGGTACGAGTACAGGTCGGCCGACTCGATCGTGCAGCTCGTCGCGTCGATCACCTCACAGTCGAGGTCGGCCAACTGCGCGACAACGCCGGCGGCCACGTCGATCGACGGTGTCCCCCAGCTCGTCTCGGCGTACGACGCAGGCACTCGCTCGG
This region includes:
- a CDS encoding cell division protein SepF produces the protein MSGALRKMGVYLGLVEDGERYNARYDDEYDDGYDEYEDEAVDGESHETEPVPAVRESARDEQVGTVSKFPDRRGVASSPEVTELARITTVHPRSYNEARVIGEHFRDGTPVIMNLTEMDHADAKRLVDFAAGLIFCCRGSIERITTKVFLVCPPNVTVAAEEKEKIAADGFYNQS
- the ileS gene encoding isoleucine--tRNA ligase: MAEHPSTGWQQVPAQVDLPAIERDVLEHWDTHDTFAKSLAQTADGLPWTFYEGPPTANGMPGTHHIEARVFKDVFPRYRTMKGFSVERKAGWDCHGLPVEVAVEKELGFNGKKDIEAYGIAEFNAKCRESVLRNVDAFNELTNRMGYWVDLEHPYKTMDPEYVQSVWWSLKQIHDKGLLVEDYRITPYCPRCGTGLSDHELAQGYETVVDPSVYVRFPLTSGPLAGKASLLVWTTTPWTLVSNTAVAVHPDVTYVVATDGSESLVVAEPLLSALGEGWTVTEQFSGREMERWTYQRPFELVEFPEPAHYVALAEYVTTEDGTGLVHQSPAFGADDLLVAKAYNLPVVNPVESDGRFGADVPLVGGQFFKKADSDLVKDLQERGVLFKHVPYEHPYPHCWRCHTPVMYYALPSWYIRTTQVKDALLRENEKTNWFPDSVKWGRYGDWLRNNIDWAVSRSRYWGTPLPIWRCAEDHQVCVGSLAELGELAGRDLSATDPHRPFVDDITFACPTCGEESRRVAEVIDAWYDSGSMPFAQWGYPWAEGSKEKFDQAYPADFISEAIDQTRGWFYTLMAIGTLVFDQSSYKDVVCLGHIMAEDGRKMSKHLGNILEPIPLMNNHSADAVRWFMACSGSPWKARGIGPNVLNEIVRKVLLTYWNTVAFHALYARLADWSPTADAPPVAERSVLDRWLVSETHRLVRETDVAYATYDTQKLGVQISQFIDVLSNWYVRRSRRRFWAGDAGALATLHETLEVLTRLMAPLTPFVTERVWQDVFRPVTPGLPESVHLSAFPQYDEALIDDALATHVSMARRVVELGRSARAEAKVRTRQPLSRALVGSAAIADLDDELLAEIAEELNVGAVEPLSSAGADLVEYSAKGNFRELGKRFAKQTPVVAGAIAAADAAALAASIKASGTATVVVDGENVEVAAAEVLLSERPREGWSVVNEQGETVALDLEVTPELKQAGLAREVVRMLQEARKNAGLEVSDRISVWLAATDAELADALGKHADLIAREVLATELTQSAPSATTDLATGTDEDLGLTYWLAKV
- a CDS encoding YggT family protein → MVALGFVLSVLSWVLLAFFLMLVARFVLSLIVMFAPQWHPKGPLLLLFELIYSVTDPFLRPLRRILPPIGAGGIRIDLSMLMLFVLVSVAMSINSTAINSL
- a CDS encoding DivIVA domain-containing protein, giving the protein MPLTPDDVRSKQFTPVRLREGYDVTEVDSFLDEVEAELERLLAENEELRAKLAAAQRAGSGQERPVVDQTAALPPVVQQPKPAPVVVEKPEEKPPPVVAAPVAAAGAAAAAGTVGDASSSAVRLLEMATKHSDDLVQEAKDTADKIIGEARAKAERLENEARGKADRMTGEARARAEKLDGEIAERRAQMLGTLEKQKGQLERTIDDLHAYEREYRSRLKTYFTEQLKALGNGDDTLSPRNGFRPEARAQAHGHGV
- a CDS encoding pyridoxamine 5'-phosphate oxidase family protein gives rise to the protein MVVQEEFRDRAHEIVWCTVATVGADHRPRSRILHPIWELTDSEPFPRDATGTGAAAGLVGWIVTRASPVKARHLAYSPYVSCSYWEPGHQVAVADCHAAWIEDVATRQRAWELFRDAPAPLGYDFWSVFPTGPAGETPSLLRLTPYRLRMFDVDTLTGKKEPAAWP
- a CDS encoding MarR family winged helix-turn-helix transcriptional regulator, giving the protein MTDFDPAQADLSLASLFAGWALADELQRRLAADGFADARFADGVVFQHLIGGPLTIGALAERLGVTQQAASKSVADLEKRGYLSRAADPADARARLVVLTARGEAVIAAARRLRGEVDAELREALGADRIEAARTLLVDTLHHLGVTPTLRERRVSPPR